The Desmonostoc muscorum LEGE 12446 genome includes a region encoding these proteins:
- a CDS encoding MAE_28990/MAE_18760 family HEPN-like nuclease, which yields MKSILFQNFDERAQEVSRYFFFLKNLEKGSIKLSMGNANNIKTKLINNNLEKTLKATGYLLLYNLVEATMRNAIETIFDELKNKRVSFDEVREEIRKIIINHVRDKDIQSTDALLLGLQNISVDIISVTFDALAKKENKKRLFSGNVDAKEIRNTAKTYGFSCQTNNIKTRDGSDLLTIKTNRNDLAHGFKSFEEVGRNATADELLKIQKRVICYLREILENIELYLSNEEYLKNNIEN from the coding sequence ATGAAAAGTATATTATTTCAAAATTTTGATGAACGCGCTCAAGAAGTTAGTAGATACTTTTTCTTTTTGAAAAACCTAGAGAAAGGTTCAATTAAGTTAAGTATGGGTAATGCTAATAATATTAAAACCAAACTAATAAATAATAATTTAGAGAAAACTCTTAAAGCAACAGGATATTTATTACTCTATAACCTAGTTGAAGCTACGATGCGTAATGCAATTGAAACAATTTTTGATGAATTAAAAAATAAAAGAGTTTCTTTCGATGAAGTCAGGGAAGAAATAAGAAAAATTATTATTAACCATGTTAGAGATAAAGATATTCAATCCACGGATGCTCTTTTATTAGGTCTCCAAAATATTTCAGTTGATATCATATCAGTTACCTTTGATGCTCTTGCTAAGAAAGAGAATAAGAAAAGACTATTTTCAGGTAATGTGGATGCGAAAGAAATAAGAAATACAGCAAAAACTTATGGTTTTTCATGCCAGACTAATAATATTAAAACTAGAGATGGAAGTGATTTACTAACAATTAAAACTAATAGAAATGATTTAGCACATGGTTTTAAGTCATTTGAGGAAGTTGGTAGAAATGCTACTGCTGATGAGTTATTGAAAATTCAAAAAAGAGTTATATGTTATTTAAGAGAGATATTAGAGAATATAGAGTTGTATTTATCTAACGAAGAATATTTAAAAAATAACATTGAAAACTAA
- a CDS encoding type II toxin-antitoxin system HicB family antitoxin, with protein sequence MNFYTVVLRQSCGYWVALCLENGIVGQGNTQEDAINKLKEAIESFEIVYKTETNIYKSPISIEQLHEFLFVEEKEQDSGIYELRKVYA encoded by the coding sequence ATGAACTTTTATACCGTTGTACTCAGACAAAGTTGTGGCTATTGGGTTGCTTTATGTTTAGAAAATGGTATTGTCGGCCAGGGGAATACTCAAGAAGATGCAATTAATAAACTGAAAGAAGCAATTGAATCCTTTGAAATTGTTTATAAGACTGAAACTAATATTTATAAATCTCCTATTTCAATCGAGCAATTACATGAATTTTTATTTGTTGAAGAAAAAGAACAAGATTCAGGGATATACGAATTAAGGAAGGTTTATGCCTAA
- a CDS encoding type II toxin-antitoxin system HicA family toxin — protein MPKNIPSLKPKELIKLLEQAGCTFHREGKGDHSLYSRAVEGQRRVVPIDMGAKEMSPGYVLRIFRQFGFTDEEIESLLM, from the coding sequence ATGCCTAAGAATATACCTTCCTTGAAACCAAAGGAGTTAATTAAGCTTTTAGAACAAGCAGGTTGCACATTTCATAGAGAAGGAAAAGGCGACCATAGTTTATATAGTCGTGCAGTTGAAGGACAACGAAGAGTCGTTCCTATAGATATGGGTGCAAAAGAAATGTCTCCTGGTTATGTTTTGCGTATTTTTAGGCAGTTTGGTTTTACTGATGAGGAAATTGAAAGTTTGCTAATGTAA
- a CDS encoding type II toxin-antitoxin system VapC family toxin codes for MRRELLRAGKTSGIKRLDQLKKAITYLPITTSVMLLAANFWAEVRKAGKPTADPKSLDGDVILAAQAKIEELKGHQVIIATTNVKHLSLFVEAREWQSIN; via the coding sequence GTGAGGCGAGAATTACTGAGAGCAGGAAAAACATCAGGTATTAAACGGTTAGATCAACTGAAAAAAGCGATTACTTATTTACCCATTACTACTTCTGTAATGCTTTTAGCAGCGAATTTTTGGGCTGAAGTGAGAAAAGCAGGAAAACCAACTGCTGATCCTAAATCTCTTGATGGTGATGTGATTTTAGCAGCACAAGCCAAAATTGAAGAATTAAAAGGGCATCAAGTTATTATTGCTACTACTAATGTTAAACATCTATCATTATTTGTAGAAGCTCGTGAATGGCAAAGCATTAATTAA
- a CDS encoding aminotransferase-like domain-containing protein: MNIPLDRHSPTPIYLQIRNYLSRLIQSGKIPDRQKLPSIRAMSTSIQVNKLTVIEAYSLLEADGLIHARQGSGYFVNRTIKVSSGLTLRSTFAPSQEVIISQGSGSFFEQYTASIQARRQRDIIEFSSGFPCTTISDNLQQVAKRALAKAGDTLFREDFPEGQFILRQLIAQMLVQQGLEVSPEEIIITAGSQQALSLAMQYYLQKDDWVIVETPTYHGALGILENLQAKVIGIPMTAEGMNLELLEQYLKSHRPKLIYTISTLHNPTGITTSQAHRQALLTLAQQYECLIMEDNAYEGLNFEPVPPPIKAFDRHNLVTYISTFSKTLMPGVRVGYMVVPGEHYQPLVKQKLLNDLHVSTVSQAIVSEFLASGHYRRHLNRLRISNLQSRNVMLQALENYFPEAIAWTIPQGGLFLWTHLPNHLPIQAICSEALSHNVLVASGAAFFLRQGYPAMRLNFCHTPEDIEHGIKVLGRLIKKYLTESSITMGLSSQRVIVSSIRS, from the coding sequence GTGAATATTCCTTTAGATCGGCATTCACCAACCCCGATATATCTACAGATTCGCAATTATCTTAGTCGTTTGATTCAATCTGGCAAAATACCAGATAGACAAAAACTTCCTTCTATTCGGGCAATGTCCACGAGTATTCAAGTTAATAAGTTGACTGTTATTGAGGCTTACAGTCTCTTAGAAGCTGATGGACTCATACATGCTCGCCAGGGTTCCGGCTATTTTGTCAACCGTACAATAAAAGTATCCTCTGGTCTGACTTTGCGTTCGACCTTTGCACCATCTCAAGAAGTGATAATTTCACAAGGTAGTGGGTCTTTTTTCGAGCAATATACAGCTTCAATTCAGGCTCGACGGCAGCGAGACATTATTGAGTTCAGTTCAGGTTTTCCCTGTACTACCATCTCAGATAATCTTCAACAGGTTGCTAAACGGGCATTGGCTAAAGCAGGGGATACCCTTTTTAGAGAAGACTTCCCTGAAGGACAATTTATACTGCGGCAACTGATTGCTCAGATGTTAGTCCAACAAGGGTTAGAGGTTTCCCCGGAAGAAATAATTATTACCGCTGGCTCACAACAAGCTCTATCTTTAGCTATGCAATACTACCTGCAAAAAGATGACTGGGTGATTGTGGAAACACCAACCTATCATGGTGCATTGGGAATTCTGGAAAACTTACAAGCCAAAGTCATAGGAATTCCCATGACTGCGGAGGGAATGAATTTGGAATTGCTGGAGCAGTATCTCAAAAGCCATCGACCAAAATTAATTTACACCATTAGTACTTTACACAATCCAACCGGTATTACAACTTCCCAAGCTCATCGACAAGCGTTATTAACGTTGGCACAACAGTACGAGTGTTTGATTATGGAAGATAATGCTTACGAAGGGTTAAATTTTGAACCAGTTCCTCCTCCCATCAAGGCATTCGATCGCCATAATTTGGTGACTTACATCAGCACATTCTCAAAAACCCTGATGCCTGGAGTGCGAGTTGGTTACATGGTGGTGCCAGGTGAGCATTATCAACCTCTGGTGAAGCAGAAATTACTCAATGACTTGCATGTATCTACGGTATCTCAGGCAATTGTAAGCGAGTTTTTAGCATCGGGACATTATCGCCGTCACCTGAATCGTTTACGTATTAGTAACTTGCAAAGTCGGAATGTGATGTTGCAAGCTTTGGAAAATTATTTTCCTGAAGCGATCGCCTGGACGATTCCCCAAGGTGGTTTATTTCTGTGGACTCATCTGCCAAACCATTTACCTATTCAAGCAATTTGCTCTGAAGCATTATCACACAATGTCCTCGTTGCTAGTGGTGCTGCATTTTTTCTCAGACAAGGCTATCCGGCGATGCGCTTGAACTTTTGCCACACACCAGAGGATATTGAACATGGCATTAAAGTTCTTGGTCGGCTAATCAAAAAGTATTTAACTGAGAGTTCCATCACTATGGGTTTGTCATCTCAACGAGTAATTGTATCGTCGATTCGCTCATAA
- a CDS encoding dienelactone hydrolase family protein produces MQITKRNVELRVDDSLMRVYVASPKTPGLYPGIVFYSDIYQLGEPIIRLANYLAGYGYVVAAPEIFHRLEPIGQVIEPNDLGRMRGNDDARRTAIAHYDEDCHAVIEFLKTESAVSPGKIGTLGFCIGGHLAFRAAFNSEIKACVCCYPTGIPSGKLGQGVADTIHRVSEIKAQMLMVFGTLDPHIPDSDRQTIIKALENANVPHKVLLYEAEHTFMRDDGYRYDSAATTSAWAEIIPFLEGVFAN; encoded by the coding sequence GTGCAAATCACTAAACGGAATGTCGAGTTAAGAGTCGATGACAGTTTGATGCGTGTCTATGTAGCGTCTCCTAAAACACCAGGACTTTATCCCGGTATTGTATTTTACAGTGATATTTATCAGTTAGGCGAGCCGATAATTCGTTTAGCTAACTACTTGGCAGGATATGGCTATGTAGTGGCGGCACCCGAAATTTTTCATCGCCTTGAGCCAATTGGGCAAGTTATTGAACCAAACGATCTCGGTCGGATGCGTGGTAATGATGACGCTCGCCGAACTGCGATCGCACATTATGATGAAGATTGCCATGCTGTAATCGAATTTCTCAAGACAGAAAGTGCAGTTTCTCCAGGCAAGATAGGCACTCTCGGCTTTTGTATTGGAGGACATTTAGCTTTTCGTGCAGCATTTAACAGCGAAATTAAAGCTTGTGTCTGTTGCTATCCTACTGGCATTCCCAGTGGCAAACTGGGGCAAGGTGTAGCCGATACAATCCATCGAGTTAGTGAAATCAAAGCCCAGATGCTAATGGTGTTCGGTACACTCGACCCTCATATCCCAGACTCTGACCGACAAACCATAATTAAAGCTCTAGAAAATGCTAATGTACCCCATAAAGTTCTCTTGTATGAAGCAGAACATACCTTCATGCGTGACGACGGTTATCGCTACGATTCTGCTGCTACTACCTCTGCTTGGGCTGAAATAATACCTTTCTTGGAAGGTGTGTTTGCAAACTGA
- a CDS encoding tetratricopeptide repeat protein translates to MNRQNTLEQNILQQPEIAKVILLEGESGSSRLEILQQWLQVGEENKAKTWLLSFNTQEDGLWSGLNEWLNQLLPDIQEKAPHLIEKHSYELAMILPGLRRQISVKNPNLTDSSIDDERVRNYPLDRAYRIIHGVINLLDSWFDYTDASPWLIACNDYEQAGFLVRRFFAELVRRRGQKLKLSLVFAAAPNTGETAIAHLNHQFLAQKISLELPPKPEVVISQAKMSQLAQKLEEQIGRDSIELEIHGPRLVSYWLQSDQPEKALIWQARLLGTYNHQGFYEDALVYCEPVATQLDHLCGKDNNMRWNMVGNLFNCYATTGNITKAYQIVQEEALLKLDAPAQLVRAYYIMAMFHTRFLPEHDHALAEDYLNRSLSILAESTADIPADDRHFMTAFDMNGLALVKHRQGFPEEAIKLCKSAIEEFKNHLSEGQHRLHRSVLDYNIAQVYAAMGELEEAVIYFTAAIAADPNYSEYYNDRGNVYQRLGYLENALNDYHQAIELSPPYYEVWMNIGHCYYLKGLPEEATKAYSVALDLEPTLTPALIGRAQAFEAWGYLEAALLDYNAALALNSQQPLLLANRATLHYELGQLPEALSDLAAAIALSPDNPDFYQNRAIVLISLGQSDAASTDLQTYLRLNPDATDRAEVEENLSSLSKG, encoded by the coding sequence ATGAACCGCCAAAATACTCTCGAACAAAATATTTTACAACAACCAGAAATTGCTAAGGTGATTTTGCTGGAGGGAGAATCGGGTAGTTCCAGGTTAGAAATTTTGCAGCAATGGTTACAGGTAGGTGAAGAAAATAAAGCAAAAACTTGGCTGCTATCCTTTAATACCCAAGAAGATGGGTTATGGTCTGGATTAAATGAATGGCTAAATCAACTTTTACCAGATATTCAAGAAAAAGCACCACATTTAATTGAAAAACATAGCTATGAATTAGCAATGATTTTGCCTGGTTTAAGGCGTCAAATATCAGTTAAAAACCCGAATTTAACAGATAGTTCTATTGATGATGAAAGGGTACGGAATTATCCTTTAGATCGAGCCTATAGAATCATACATGGGGTAATCAATTTACTAGATTCCTGGTTTGATTACACAGATGCTTCTCCTTGGTTGATTGCTTGTAATGATTATGAACAAGCAGGATTTTTAGTACGCCGCTTTTTTGCTGAACTCGTCCGTCGTCGAGGACAGAAACTAAAGTTAAGTTTAGTCTTTGCTGCTGCTCCTAATACTGGTGAAACTGCGATCGCTCACTTAAATCATCAGTTTTTAGCGCAAAAGATTAGTTTGGAATTACCACCAAAACCAGAAGTAGTAATTTCCCAAGCAAAAATGTCCCAACTGGCGCAAAAGTTGGAAGAACAAATTGGTAGAGATTCTATTGAACTTGAAATTCATGGACCGCGCCTGGTTTCATATTGGTTACAAAGTGACCAACCTGAAAAAGCATTGATTTGGCAAGCAAGACTATTGGGAACTTATAATCACCAAGGTTTTTATGAAGATGCATTAGTATACTGTGAACCCGTTGCTACTCAACTTGACCATCTTTGTGGAAAAGACAATAACATGCGATGGAATATGGTTGGGAATCTTTTTAATTGCTACGCAACAACAGGAAATATTACCAAAGCATATCAAATTGTTCAAGAAGAAGCTCTCCTCAAACTTGATGCACCAGCGCAGTTAGTTCGAGCTTATTACATAATGGCAATGTTCCATACTCGCTTTCTGCCGGAACATGACCATGCTTTAGCTGAAGATTATCTCAATCGCAGTCTGAGTATCTTAGCAGAATCAACGGCAGATATTCCAGCTGATGATAGACATTTTATGACTGCTTTCGATATGAACGGTTTAGCACTTGTTAAACACCGTCAAGGTTTCCCTGAAGAAGCAATTAAACTTTGTAAGTCGGCAATTGAAGAATTCAAAAACCATTTAAGTGAAGGTCAACATCGATTACATCGCTCAGTTTTGGACTATAACATTGCCCAAGTATACGCAGCAATGGGCGAATTAGAAGAAGCTGTGATTTATTTTACAGCTGCGATCGCTGCCGATCCAAACTACTCAGAGTACTACAACGATCGCGGTAATGTTTACCAACGCCTGGGTTATTTGGAAAATGCTTTGAATGATTATCACCAAGCTATTGAGCTTAGCCCACCATACTATGAAGTCTGGATGAATATCGGACATTGCTATTATTTAAAAGGTCTGCCCGAAGAAGCAACTAAGGCTTATTCAGTGGCTCTTGATTTAGAACCTACTCTGACTCCAGCATTGATTGGCCGCGCTCAAGCATTTGAAGCATGGGGATATCTGGAAGCAGCTTTATTAGATTATAATGCGGCACTTGCTTTAAATTCACAGCAACCTTTATTATTAGCAAATCGGGCTACACTTCACTACGAACTTGGACAACTACCAGAAGCTTTGAGTGATTTAGCAGCTGCGATCGCTTTATCACCAGATAATCCAGATTTCTATCAAAATCGCGCGATCGTATTAATTAGTTTAGGTCAGTCTGATGCTGCATCTACAGACCTCCAGACTTATCTTCGGCTTAATCCCGATGCCACAGATCGTGCTGAAGTAGAGGAAAATTTATCTAGTCTTAGCAAGGGATAG
- a CDS encoding DM13 domain-containing protein, with product MKIRYLLIISLSSLVIVSCVQKVSNKQSNESPAAVSASVPVSSTQTKPLAQSAQSQNSIIIKSGTFVSGEHTTQGTVRITKKDGKSFLELDQSFKTSEQGPDLVVILHRSNNVINSTKPPSYPLKKGDYIIVARLQKYSGAQTYSIPENINLADYKSAAIWCRKFNATFGAANLSL from the coding sequence ATGAAAATCAGATATTTGTTAATTATCAGTTTATCTTCTCTTGTTATAGTTAGCTGTGTACAAAAAGTATCCAATAAGCAGTCTAATGAAAGTCCTGCGGCTGTAAGTGCATCTGTTCCTGTCTCATCAACTCAGACCAAGCCTTTAGCCCAATCAGCACAATCTCAAAATTCAATTATTATCAAATCAGGCACATTTGTTTCTGGAGAACATACAACTCAAGGAACAGTCCGTATTACGAAAAAAGACGGTAAATCATTTCTAGAGCTTGACCAGTCGTTTAAAACCTCTGAACAAGGGCCGGATTTAGTAGTAATTTTACATCGTTCAAATAACGTCATCAATTCAACCAAGCCACCATCCTATCCCTTAAAAAAGGGAGACTATATTATCGTTGCTCGTTTACAAAAATATAGCGGCGCTCAGACTTATTCCATTCCTGAAAATATAAATTTAGCAGACTATAAATCTGCTGCTATCTGGTGTCGCAAGTTTAATGCTACTTTTGGTGCTGCCAATTTGAGTTTGTAA
- a CDS encoding quercetin 2,3-dioxygenase, which produces MTVNQKELLQQPGQGSSYWVLGDLYTFKAVGEETGQAYALIEIIIQPQSSTPPHVHSHEDEAFYIQEGELEFQLHDQTILATPGTFLHFPKGQIHGFTNIGLEPVKLLCWLTPAGLEKFFMEIGVPVSESISSTTVSPADMEKVLATAPSYGIKIIPPPVESLQG; this is translated from the coding sequence ATGACAGTCAATCAAAAAGAATTATTGCAACAACCAGGACAAGGTTCTTCTTACTGGGTGCTTGGAGATTTATATACTTTTAAAGCTGTAGGTGAGGAAACTGGTCAAGCCTATGCCCTAATTGAGATTATCATTCAACCACAAAGCAGTACACCTCCTCACGTTCATAGTCATGAGGATGAAGCTTTTTATATTCAAGAGGGTGAATTGGAATTTCAATTGCATGACCAAACAATATTAGCAACTCCTGGAACTTTTCTCCATTTTCCTAAAGGACAGATTCATGGGTTTACAAACATCGGTTTAGAACCAGTAAAATTGCTGTGTTGGCTGACGCCAGCAGGGTTAGAAAAGTTTTTCATGGAAATAGGTGTGCCAGTTTCAGAAAGTATCTCATCAACTACTGTTAGTCCCGCAGATATGGAAAAAGTTTTGGCAACTGCTCCCAGCTACGGTATAAAAATTATTCCTCCACCTGTTGAATCTTTGCAGGGATGA
- a CDS encoding CapA family protein, whose translation MTSSSLRRPVSFACIGVCFYLGISAGVFIRVGRSQRTNAATTPAEPGLLPLTIPESTPPTSKKQTFPRTVTIKAVGDIIPGTNFPNYRLPRFREQLLPKSVRTHLQGSDILFGNFESSLTNYPYTTKDISRGQVFAFRSPPAYAQLFGKAGFNVFNMANNHAMDFGLVGFKDTKKNLEAVGIATLGHKNQILYLKANNIPVGMIGFSPYEMYNSIHNLAAAEKLVTEAKNNANIVIVSMHAGAEGTEALHVKNQTEFFYGENRGNSINFARKMIDAGADLVLGHGPHVPRAMEIYKKKIIAYSLGNFLGYRTLSTNAQAGDSLILEVKLNSSGNLVSSKIIPIRMDRQGIPQVDRHFRTVKLMRYLNNQAFPKNPVKINKKGEIVLHNKSQRSPSDSANFRF comes from the coding sequence ATGACGAGTTCGAGCTTGCGGCGACCAGTTTCGTTTGCTTGTATTGGTGTCTGTTTTTATCTGGGTATTAGTGCAGGAGTCTTCATTCGGGTTGGGCGATCGCAGCGAACAAATGCTGCTACTACACCTGCTGAACCTGGTTTATTACCATTAACTATACCTGAATCTACGCCACCAACATCAAAAAAACAAACTTTTCCACGCACCGTTACCATTAAAGCTGTTGGAGATATTATTCCTGGTACTAATTTTCCTAACTACAGATTACCCCGCTTTCGAGAGCAATTATTACCAAAATCAGTGAGAACCCACTTGCAAGGATCTGATATCTTATTTGGTAACTTTGAAAGTAGCTTAACTAATTATCCCTACACTACTAAAGATATTAGTCGAGGACAAGTCTTTGCATTTCGCTCTCCACCTGCATATGCTCAGCTATTTGGTAAGGCTGGTTTTAATGTATTCAATATGGCGAATAACCATGCAATGGATTTTGGTCTGGTAGGGTTCAAAGATACAAAGAAGAATCTTGAGGCTGTGGGGATTGCCACATTAGGTCATAAAAATCAAATTCTCTATCTAAAAGCTAACAATATCCCTGTGGGAATGATTGGTTTTTCTCCTTATGAAATGTATAATTCCATCCATAATTTAGCAGCAGCTGAAAAACTCGTAACAGAAGCTAAAAATAATGCCAACATTGTAATAGTATCGATGCACGCTGGAGCTGAGGGAACAGAAGCACTACACGTTAAGAATCAGACAGAGTTTTTTTATGGAGAAAACCGAGGTAATTCAATCAATTTTGCCAGAAAAATGATTGATGCAGGAGCAGACTTAGTACTGGGACACGGGCCTCACGTTCCCAGAGCGATGGAAATTTATAAGAAAAAAATCATAGCTTATTCTTTAGGGAATTTTTTGGGATATCGGACTTTATCTACAAATGCTCAAGCAGGTGACTCACTCATTTTAGAAGTCAAACTCAATTCATCTGGAAATTTGGTATCAAGTAAAATTATTCCCATTCGCATGGATCGGCAGGGAATCCCTCAAGTAGATCGGCATTTTCGGACTGTGAAACTTATGCGTTATTTGAATAATCAAGCTTTTCCTAAAAATCCGGTGAAGATTAATAAAAAAGGGGAAATTGTTCTACATAATAAATCACAGCGATCGCCCTCGGATTCAGCAAATTTTAGATTTTAG